A single region of the Vespula pensylvanica isolate Volc-1 chromosome 8, ASM1446617v1, whole genome shotgun sequence genome encodes:
- the LOC122631280 gene encoding probable multidrug resistance-associated protein lethal(2)03659 isoform X4 codes for MMIHCIRSKIILICKVLQPLFLGYLLRYYNTNEVSKNEAYLYALGIILCSAVNVFVVHPYMMAILHMGMKMRVACCSLIYRKALRLSRTALGKTTVGQAVNLLSNDVNRFDVAIIFLHYLWIAPLETIIITYFMFSEVQIAAIIGVATLLMFIPLQGYLGKKSSELRLRTAIRTDERVRLTNEIITGIQAIKMYTWEKPFSDLIEKARKKEINVIRSTSYIRGVTMSFIIFTTRMCLFITILAYVLLDGKITAEKVFILTAYYNILRQTMTVFFPQGVTQVAEAMVSIKRLQKFMMYEEVTSKKNVDKNKHIVEQKNKNKTSLNNEINEGVTNKRNSCTEQPKLDSEDPIKLERTSAKWFSSENEYTLQDINIRVRPGELIAIVGQVGSGKSSLLNVILKELKVCSGTLQVNGNISYASQEPWLFAGSVRQNILFGRTMDQVRYNNVIKVCQLKRDFTLLPYGDKTIVGERGISLSGGQRARINLARAVYAESDIYLLDDPLSAVDAHVGKHMFEECVVKYLKGKTRVLVTHQLQYLHNVGRIIVLKDGVIQAEGTYDELGSKGVDFGRLLETPTYVEEQSSSTPASRSNSRNPSITSLSSCKTNDTSKQPEPEELAEMRTKGSVSGKVYAGYFLAGGNWCVVTLVFGFCVMAQSAASGGDFFISQWVNMEEISINVTDDGIKHLDWKGPIDRETCIYIYSALTVLTIGITLIRSVSFFDMCMRASMTLHDKMFRCISNAKMRFFNTNNSGRVLNRFSKDMGAVDELLPIALIDCVQIGLSLFGIIIVVAIANPWLMIPTVLIGFVFYYLRVFYIATSRSVKRLEGITRSPVFGHLNATLQGLPTIRSFDAGEILIKEFDNHQDLHSSAWFIFIASSRAFGFWLDVFCLVYIALVTLSFLIMYDDASGSMKGGDVGLAITQSIGLTGMFQWGMRQSTELENQMTSVERILEYSKMESEPPLESTPDKKPPENWPQQGKIEFRGVSMRYALLEPPVLMDLTFEIKAKEKIGIVGRTGAGKSSLISALFRFAEIDGPILIDDIDTSVIGLHDLRSKMSIIPQEPFLFSGSLRRNLDPFDNYQDSLLWQALEEVELKEMGLEAHINEGGSNLSVGQRQLVCLARAIVRNNPILILDEATANVDPRTDELIQKTIRRKFENCTVLTIAHRLNTVMDSDRILVMDAGHAVEFDHPHILLQNSKGYLYNMVQETGQAMADALTVVAHDNYTSRYNSTSL; via the exons ATGATGATCCACTGTATAAGAAGCAAAATAATTCTGATATGCAA agTGTTACAACCATTATTTCTTGGCTATTTACTgcgatattataatactaaCGAAGTATCAAAAAATGAAGCTTATTTATATGCTCTTGGAATAATACTGTGTTCTGCCGTAAATGTATTTGTTGTACACCCATACATGATGGCTATTCTTCATATGGGTATGAAAATGAGAGTAGCTTGCTGCTCCCTAATCTATAGAAAAGCACTGAGATTATCAAGAACTGCATTAGGAAAAACAACGGTTGGGCAAGCTGTTAATCTTTTATCAAATGATGTAAATAGATTTGATGTCGCTATCATATTTTTACACTACTTATGGATTGCGCCACTTGAAACTATAATTATTACCTACTTCATGTTCTCTGAAGTACAAATAGCTGCTATTATTGGTGTCGCGACATTGTTAATGTTTATACCTCTTCAAG gatATTTGGGTAAGAAGTCATCAGAATTAAGATTAAGGACGGCTATAAGAACAGATGAAAGAGTTAGATTAACAAACGAGATCATAACAGGAATTCAAGCGATCAAAATGTATACATGGGAAAAACCATTCAgtgatttaatagaaaaagctagaaa gaAAGAAATCAACGTTATCCGTTCAACGTCATATATTCGAGGTGTTACCATGTCATTTATTATCTTCACCACAAGAATGTGTTTGTTTATCACTATATTAGCCTACGTCTTATTAGATGGAAAGATAACAGctgaaaaagtttttatattgacagcatattataatattctacgGCAAACTATGACAGTTTTCTTCCCACAAG GTGTCACTCAAGTAGCAGAAGCTATGGtttctataaaaagattacaaaaatttatgatGTACGAGGAAGTGACGTCAAAAAAAAacgtagataaaaataagcatattgtagaacaaaaaaacaaaaacaaaactagtttaaacaatgaaataaacgaAGGTGTAACGAACAAGAGGAACAGTTGTACCGAACAACCAAAATTAGATAGCGAGGATCCTATAAAATTAGAACGTACTTCTGCTAAGTGGTTTTCATCTGAAAATGAATATACATTGCAGGATATTAATATACGTGTTCGTCCAGGTGAACTTATAGCTATAGTTGGACAAGTTGGTTCAGGGAAAAGCAGTTtgttaaatgttattttgaaGGAATTGAAAGTATGCTCGGGTACTTTGCAG GTTAATGGAAACATTTCTTACGCTAGTCAAGAACCATGGTTATTTGCTGGTTCAGTtagacaaaatattttatttggtcGAACAATGGACCAAGTTCGATacaataatgttattaaagtATGTCAATTAAAAAGAGACTTTACGTTGTTACCTTACGGTGATAAGACAATAGTAGGAGAACGAGGTATAAGTTTGTCCGGTGGTCAACGTGCTAG gatAAATTTAGCAAGAGCGGTTTATGCAGAATCGGATATTTACTTGCTGGATGATCCATTAAGCGCCGTAGATGCTCACGTTGGTAAGCACATGTTCGAAGAGTGCGTTGTTAAGTACTTAAAAGGAAAAACCAGAGTTCTTGTTACTCATCAATTACAGTATTTGCACAATGTCGGTAGAATTATCGTGTTGAAGGATGGCGTGATACAGGCGGAGGG GACGTACGACGAGTTGGGCTCGAAAGGAGTCGATTTTGGTCGTTTGTTGGAAACTCCAACATACGTCGAGGAACAATCTTCTTCTACGCCTGCAAGTAGAAGCAATTCCCGTAATCCAAGTATCACTTCATTGAGTTCCTGTAAAACGAATGACACCAGCAAGCAACCAGAACCGGAAGag ttAGCCGAAATGCGGACTAAAGGTAGCGTTTCAGGAAAAGTCTATGCAGGCTATTTCTTAGCCGGTGGTAATTGGTGCGTAGTTACATTAGTTTTTGGATTTTGTGTAATGGCTCAATCGGCAGCAAGCGGAGGtgatttctttatatctcAGTGGGTCAATATGGAAGAGATATCA ATAAATGTAACGGACGATGGTATTAAACACTTAGACTGGAAAGGACCAATTGATCGAGAaacttgtatttatatatacagtgCTTTAACTGTACTTACCATAGGAATAACGCTCATACGTTCAGTATCATTTTTTGATATGTGTATGCGAGCGTCAATGACGTTACACGATAAAATGTTTCGTTGTATCAGTAATGCAAAAATGCGATTTTTCAACACTAATAACTCTGGCAGAGTTCTCAATCGATTTTCCAAGGACATGGGAGCCGTAGATGAACTTTTACCAATTGCATTGATCGATTGCGTACAAATTGGCCTATCATTGTTCGGAATTATAATAGTCGTTGCCATTGCTAATCCATGGTTAATGATACCGACTGTTTTAATTGGATTTGTATTTTACTATCTACGAGTCTTCTATATTGCCACAAGTCGCAGTGTTAAACGTCTCGAAGGAATCA CCCGTTCACCGGTGTTTGGACACCTGAACGCAACTCTACAGGGTTTACCAACGATACGATCCTTCGATGCTGGTGAAATCCTTATTAAGGAGTTCGACAACCATCAGGATTTGCATTCCTCGGCTTGGTTCATATTCATTGCCTCCTCTCGTGCCTTTGGATTTTGGTTAGACGTCTTCTGCCTAGTGTACATAGCTCTGGTCACTCTGAGCTTTCTCATTATGTACGATGATGCTTCTGGATCGATGAAGGGTGGTGACGTTGGTCTGGCGATTACTCAAAGTATTGGCTTGACTGGTATGTTCCAATGGGGAATGCGACAGAGTACGGAATTGGAAAATCAAATGACCTCGGTTGAACGTATACTCGAGTACAG cAAAATGGAGAGCGAACCACCGTTGGAAAGTACACCCGACAAGAAACCACCAGAAAATTGGCCGCAACAGGGAAAGATCGAGTTTAGAGGTGTATCGATGCGTTATGCATTGTTGGAACCACCTGTATTGATGGATCTTACTTTCGAGATaaaagcaaaggaaaagaTAGGTATAGTGGGTAGAACAGGTGCAGGAAAATCATCTTTGATTTCTGCCTTGTTCCGTTTCGCTGAAATCGATGGACCGATATTGATTGACGATATAGATACAAGCGTGATAGGCCTTCACGATCTTCGTTCGAAAATGAGTATAATACCACAAGagcctttcttattttctggCTCGTTGAGAAGAAATCTTGATCCGTTTGATAACTATCAAGACAGTCTATTGTGGCAAGCATTGGAAGAAGTTGAACTTAAAGAAATGGGATTGGAAGCTCATATAAACGAAGGTGGATCTAATTTGAGCGTTGGCCAACGACAGCTCGTATGTTTGGCACGAGCGATCGTACGAAATAATCCGATTCTTATCTTGGACGAAGCTACGGCCAATGTCGATCCACGTACGGATGAACTTATACAAAAGACTATACGTCGAAAATTTGAAAACTGCACGGTACTTACTATCGCTCATCGTCTTAATACTGTGATGGATAGCGATCGTATATTGGTAATGGATGCCGGTCATGCGGTG GAATTCGATCATCCCCATATACTGTTACAAAACAGTAAAGGATACTTATACAATATGGTGCAAGAAACGGGTCAAGCCATGGCGGACGCCTTGACCGTCGTAGCTCATGATAATTATACGTCTCGTTACAACTCTACGTCGCTTTGA
- the LOC122631280 gene encoding probable multidrug resistance-associated protein lethal(2)03659 isoform X2: protein MDGKQKFEKKKNPREEANPLSALTFTWILRTFWIGYHRDLEVSDLYKPLKEHTSSILGEKLATLWEAECQRINEKKNKTVKSDEKLDDESNLKEPSLLKVLIKCFGARIMVYGIILVIMEIVLRVLQPLFLGYLLRYYNTNEVSKNEAYLYALGIILCSAVNVFVVHPYMMAILHMGMKMRVACCSLIYRKALRLSRTALGKTTVGQAVNLLSNDVNRFDVAIIFLHYLWIAPLETIIITYFMFSEVQIAAIIGVATLLMFIPLQGYLGKKSSELRLRTAIRTDERVRLTNEIITGIQAIKMYTWEKPFSDLIEKARKKEINVIRSTSYIRGVTMSFIIFTTRMCLFITILAYVLLDGKITAEKVFILTAYYNILRQTMTVFFPQGVTQVAEAMVSIKRLQKFMMYEEVTSKKNVDKNKHIVEQKNKNKTSLNNEINEGVTNKRNSCTEQPKLDSEDPIKLERTSAKWFSSENEYTLQDINIRVRPGELIAIVGQVGSGKSSLLNVILKELKVCSGTLQVNGNISYASQEPWLFAGSVRQNILFGRTMDQVRYNNVIKVCQLKRDFTLLPYGDKTIVGERGISLSGGQRARINLARAVYAESDIYLLDDPLSAVDAHVGKHMFEECVVKYLKGKTRVLVTHQLQYLHNVGRIIVLKDGVIQAEGTYDELGSKGVDFGRLLETPTYVEEQSSSTPASRSNSRNPSITSLSSCKTNDTSKQPEPEELAEMRTKGSVSGKVYAGYFLAGGNWCVVTLVFGFCVMAQSAASGGDFFISQWVNMEEISINVTDDGIKHLDWKGPIDRETCIYIYSALTVLTIGITLIRSVSFFDMCMRASMTLHDKMFRCISNAKMRFFNTNNSGRVLNRFSKDMGAVDELLPIALIDCVQIGLSLFGIIIVVAIANPWLMIPTVLIGFVFYYLRVFYIATSRSVKRLEGITRSPVFGHLNATLQGLPTIRSFDAGEILIKEFDNHQDLHSSAWFIFIASSRAFGFWLDVFCLVYIALVTLSFLIMYDDASGSMKGGDVGLAITQSIGLTGMFQWGMRQSTELENQMTSVERILEYSKMESEPPLESTPDKKPPENWPQQGKIEFRGVSMRYALLEPPVLMDLTFEIKAKEKIGIVGRTGAGKSSLISALFRFAEIDGPILIDDIDTSVIGLHDLRSKMSIIPQEPFLFSGSLRRNLDPFDNYQDSLLWQALEEVELKEMGLEAHINEGGSNLSVGQRQLVCLARAIVRNNPILILDEATANVDPRTDELIQKTIRRKFENCTVLTIAHRLNTVMDSDRILVMDAGHAVEFDHPHILLQNSKGYLYNMVQETGQAMADALTVVAHDNYTSRYNSTSL, encoded by the exons atGGATGGAAAACAGAaatttgagaagaaaaaaaatcctcgCGAGGAAGCCAATCCTCTTAGCGCATTAACGTTCAC GTGGATTTTACGCACTTTTTGGATAGGGTATCATAGAGATCTTGAAGTATCTGATTTATATAAGCCTCTTAAAGAGCATACAAGTAGTATACTTGGAGAAAAGCTAGCTACTTTATGGGAGGCAGAATGTCAGaggataaatgaaaaaaaaaataaaactgttAAAAGTGATGAAAAGCTTGACGATGAAAGTAATTTGAAAGAACCTAGTTTATTGAAAGTTTTAATCAAATGCTTTGGCGCACGCATAATGGTCTATGGAATAATATTGGTCATAATGGAAATAGTACTTAg agTGTTACAACCATTATTTCTTGGCTATTTACTgcgatattataatactaaCGAAGTATCAAAAAATGAAGCTTATTTATATGCTCTTGGAATAATACTGTGTTCTGCCGTAAATGTATTTGTTGTACACCCATACATGATGGCTATTCTTCATATGGGTATGAAAATGAGAGTAGCTTGCTGCTCCCTAATCTATAGAAAAGCACTGAGATTATCAAGAACTGCATTAGGAAAAACAACGGTTGGGCAAGCTGTTAATCTTTTATCAAATGATGTAAATAGATTTGATGTCGCTATCATATTTTTACACTACTTATGGATTGCGCCACTTGAAACTATAATTATTACCTACTTCATGTTCTCTGAAGTACAAATAGCTGCTATTATTGGTGTCGCGACATTGTTAATGTTTATACCTCTTCAAG gatATTTGGGTAAGAAGTCATCAGAATTAAGATTAAGGACGGCTATAAGAACAGATGAAAGAGTTAGATTAACAAACGAGATCATAACAGGAATTCAAGCGATCAAAATGTATACATGGGAAAAACCATTCAgtgatttaatagaaaaagctagaaa gaAAGAAATCAACGTTATCCGTTCAACGTCATATATTCGAGGTGTTACCATGTCATTTATTATCTTCACCACAAGAATGTGTTTGTTTATCACTATATTAGCCTACGTCTTATTAGATGGAAAGATAACAGctgaaaaagtttttatattgacagcatattataatattctacgGCAAACTATGACAGTTTTCTTCCCACAAG GTGTCACTCAAGTAGCAGAAGCTATGGtttctataaaaagattacaaaaatttatgatGTACGAGGAAGTGACGTCAAAAAAAAacgtagataaaaataagcatattgtagaacaaaaaaacaaaaacaaaactagtttaaacaatgaaataaacgaAGGTGTAACGAACAAGAGGAACAGTTGTACCGAACAACCAAAATTAGATAGCGAGGATCCTATAAAATTAGAACGTACTTCTGCTAAGTGGTTTTCATCTGAAAATGAATATACATTGCAGGATATTAATATACGTGTTCGTCCAGGTGAACTTATAGCTATAGTTGGACAAGTTGGTTCAGGGAAAAGCAGTTtgttaaatgttattttgaaGGAATTGAAAGTATGCTCGGGTACTTTGCAG GTTAATGGAAACATTTCTTACGCTAGTCAAGAACCATGGTTATTTGCTGGTTCAGTtagacaaaatattttatttggtcGAACAATGGACCAAGTTCGATacaataatgttattaaagtATGTCAATTAAAAAGAGACTTTACGTTGTTACCTTACGGTGATAAGACAATAGTAGGAGAACGAGGTATAAGTTTGTCCGGTGGTCAACGTGCTAG gatAAATTTAGCAAGAGCGGTTTATGCAGAATCGGATATTTACTTGCTGGATGATCCATTAAGCGCCGTAGATGCTCACGTTGGTAAGCACATGTTCGAAGAGTGCGTTGTTAAGTACTTAAAAGGAAAAACCAGAGTTCTTGTTACTCATCAATTACAGTATTTGCACAATGTCGGTAGAATTATCGTGTTGAAGGATGGCGTGATACAGGCGGAGGG GACGTACGACGAGTTGGGCTCGAAAGGAGTCGATTTTGGTCGTTTGTTGGAAACTCCAACATACGTCGAGGAACAATCTTCTTCTACGCCTGCAAGTAGAAGCAATTCCCGTAATCCAAGTATCACTTCATTGAGTTCCTGTAAAACGAATGACACCAGCAAGCAACCAGAACCGGAAGag ttAGCCGAAATGCGGACTAAAGGTAGCGTTTCAGGAAAAGTCTATGCAGGCTATTTCTTAGCCGGTGGTAATTGGTGCGTAGTTACATTAGTTTTTGGATTTTGTGTAATGGCTCAATCGGCAGCAAGCGGAGGtgatttctttatatctcAGTGGGTCAATATGGAAGAGATATCA ATAAATGTAACGGACGATGGTATTAAACACTTAGACTGGAAAGGACCAATTGATCGAGAaacttgtatttatatatacagtgCTTTAACTGTACTTACCATAGGAATAACGCTCATACGTTCAGTATCATTTTTTGATATGTGTATGCGAGCGTCAATGACGTTACACGATAAAATGTTTCGTTGTATCAGTAATGCAAAAATGCGATTTTTCAACACTAATAACTCTGGCAGAGTTCTCAATCGATTTTCCAAGGACATGGGAGCCGTAGATGAACTTTTACCAATTGCATTGATCGATTGCGTACAAATTGGCCTATCATTGTTCGGAATTATAATAGTCGTTGCCATTGCTAATCCATGGTTAATGATACCGACTGTTTTAATTGGATTTGTATTTTACTATCTACGAGTCTTCTATATTGCCACAAGTCGCAGTGTTAAACGTCTCGAAGGAATCA CCCGTTCACCGGTGTTTGGACACCTGAACGCAACTCTACAGGGTTTACCAACGATACGATCCTTCGATGCTGGTGAAATCCTTATTAAGGAGTTCGACAACCATCAGGATTTGCATTCCTCGGCTTGGTTCATATTCATTGCCTCCTCTCGTGCCTTTGGATTTTGGTTAGACGTCTTCTGCCTAGTGTACATAGCTCTGGTCACTCTGAGCTTTCTCATTATGTACGATGATGCTTCTGGATCGATGAAGGGTGGTGACGTTGGTCTGGCGATTACTCAAAGTATTGGCTTGACTGGTATGTTCCAATGGGGAATGCGACAGAGTACGGAATTGGAAAATCAAATGACCTCGGTTGAACGTATACTCGAGTACAG cAAAATGGAGAGCGAACCACCGTTGGAAAGTACACCCGACAAGAAACCACCAGAAAATTGGCCGCAACAGGGAAAGATCGAGTTTAGAGGTGTATCGATGCGTTATGCATTGTTGGAACCACCTGTATTGATGGATCTTACTTTCGAGATaaaagcaaaggaaaagaTAGGTATAGTGGGTAGAACAGGTGCAGGAAAATCATCTTTGATTTCTGCCTTGTTCCGTTTCGCTGAAATCGATGGACCGATATTGATTGACGATATAGATACAAGCGTGATAGGCCTTCACGATCTTCGTTCGAAAATGAGTATAATACCACAAGagcctttcttattttctggCTCGTTGAGAAGAAATCTTGATCCGTTTGATAACTATCAAGACAGTCTATTGTGGCAAGCATTGGAAGAAGTTGAACTTAAAGAAATGGGATTGGAAGCTCATATAAACGAAGGTGGATCTAATTTGAGCGTTGGCCAACGACAGCTCGTATGTTTGGCACGAGCGATCGTACGAAATAATCCGATTCTTATCTTGGACGAAGCTACGGCCAATGTCGATCCACGTACGGATGAACTTATACAAAAGACTATACGTCGAAAATTTGAAAACTGCACGGTACTTACTATCGCTCATCGTCTTAATACTGTGATGGATAGCGATCGTATATTGGTAATGGATGCCGGTCATGCGGTG GAATTCGATCATCCCCATATACTGTTACAAAACAGTAAAGGATACTTATACAATATGGTGCAAGAAACGGGTCAAGCCATGGCGGACGCCTTGACCGTCGTAGCTCATGATAATTATACGTCTCGTTACAACTCTACGTCGCTTTGA